In Bacillus sp. Marseille-Q1617, a genomic segment contains:
- a CDS encoding 3-hydroxybutyryl-CoA dehydrogenase, translating to MNIKKVMVIGAGQMGSGIAQVCAQAGFEVFLNDLKEEFVQKGIGVITKNLSRSVEKGRMSEGDKEATLNRLTASTDINNAKNVDIVIEAAVENMEIKTKIFAQLDEIAPEHAILATNTSSLPITEIAAATKRPEQVIGMHFMNPVPVMKLVEIIRGLATTDEVYQAIEDMTKSLNKVPVEVEDFPGFVSNRILMPMINEAVYTLYEGVASKEAIDEVMKLGMNHPMGPLTLADFIGLDTCLYIMETLHEGFGDDKYRPCPLLRKYVKAGWLGKKTGRGFYSYE from the coding sequence ATGAACATAAAAAAAGTCATGGTCATCGGAGCCGGACAAATGGGCTCGGGGATTGCCCAGGTATGTGCACAGGCAGGATTTGAAGTATTTTTAAATGACCTTAAAGAAGAATTCGTCCAAAAAGGAATCGGCGTCATCACCAAGAACCTTTCCCGTTCAGTCGAAAAAGGCAGAATGAGTGAAGGGGACAAAGAAGCGACGCTAAACAGACTGACGGCTTCAACGGATATCAACAACGCGAAAAACGTCGATATCGTCATCGAAGCAGCGGTTGAGAACATGGAAATCAAAACGAAGATCTTCGCTCAGCTGGATGAGATCGCCCCTGAGCATGCAATCCTTGCAACAAATACATCTTCACTTCCAATCACAGAGATTGCAGCGGCTACGAAGCGTCCTGAACAGGTGATTGGGATGCACTTCATGAATCCGGTACCGGTAATGAAGCTTGTTGAAATCATCCGCGGACTTGCGACAACGGATGAGGTGTATCAGGCGATCGAGGATATGACGAAATCACTGAACAAAGTGCCTGTTGAGGTGGAAGACTTCCCGGGATTCGTTTCGAACCGCATCCTGATGCCGATGATCAACGAAGCGGTCTACACGCTGTATGAAGGTGTGGCGAGTAAGGAAGCGATCGATGAAGTGATGAAGCTTGGTATGAATCATCCGATGGGGCCTCTGACGCTGGCTGATTTCATCGGGCTCGACACGTGCCTCTACATCATGGAAACCCTTCACGAAGGCTTCGGTGACGACAAATACCGCCCATGCCCGCTCCTAAGAAAATACGTAAAAGCAGGCTGGCTCGGCAAGAAGACTGGAAGAGGTTTCTACTCTTACGAATAA
- a CDS encoding acyl-CoA dehydrogenase, with protein sequence MELRFTEEQQMMRKMVRDFAQTEIQPFVEKMEEGHFPREILNKMAELGLMGITIPEKYGGSEMDFTSYIIAIHELSKVSATIGVILSVHTSVGTNPILYFGNEEQKQKYLPKLASGEYLGAFCLTEPSAGSDAKSLKSKAEKRGDHYVLNGSKVFITNGGEADTYIVFAVTDPAKGSRGVSAFIVEKDTPGLIIGKDEHKMGLHGSRTVQLTFEDMKVPAENLLGQEGEGFKIAMANLDVGRIGIAAQALGIAEGAFDYATDYAKERVQFGKPIAAQQGIGFKLADMATAVEGAKLLVYRAADLRAQGISCGKEASMAKLFASKTAVDVTTEAIQVYGGYGYTKEYPVERLFRDAKVTEIYEGTSEIQRMVIGKNLLV encoded by the coding sequence ATGGAATTACGATTCACGGAAGAACAGCAGATGATGCGCAAGATGGTGCGCGATTTTGCACAAACAGAAATACAGCCTTTTGTGGAAAAGATGGAAGAGGGGCATTTTCCACGTGAGATTTTAAATAAAATGGCGGAGCTCGGCCTGATGGGAATCACGATCCCTGAAAAATACGGCGGCTCCGAGATGGATTTCACATCCTACATCATCGCGATTCACGAACTGTCAAAAGTAAGCGCAACCATCGGGGTAATCCTGTCGGTTCATACTTCGGTGGGAACGAATCCGATCCTATATTTCGGAAATGAAGAACAAAAACAGAAGTACCTTCCAAAGCTTGCTTCTGGTGAGTATTTAGGGGCTTTCTGTTTGACGGAGCCAAGCGCGGGGTCTGATGCGAAGAGCTTGAAGTCAAAAGCGGAAAAGCGCGGCGATCACTATGTACTGAATGGTTCGAAGGTCTTCATCACAAACGGGGGCGAAGCGGATACATATATCGTGTTCGCTGTCACCGATCCTGCAAAGGGAAGCCGCGGGGTATCGGCATTCATCGTCGAAAAGGATACGCCTGGGCTGATCATCGGGAAAGACGAACACAAAATGGGCCTTCACGGCTCAAGAACGGTTCAGCTGACGTTTGAAGATATGAAGGTACCGGCAGAAAACCTTCTTGGTCAAGAAGGGGAAGGCTTTAAGATCGCGATGGCAAACCTGGATGTCGGACGCATAGGTATCGCAGCACAGGCACTGGGAATCGCGGAAGGAGCGTTCGATTACGCAACTGACTATGCGAAAGAACGCGTTCAGTTCGGCAAGCCGATTGCCGCCCAGCAGGGGATCGGGTTCAAGCTGGCCGACATGGCAACCGCCGTTGAAGGTGCGAAACTCTTGGTCTACAGAGCGGCAGACCTTCGCGCCCAAGGCATCTCCTGCGGAAAAGAAGCCTCCATGGCCAAACTTTTCGCCTCCAAAACAGCCGTCGACGTCACAACAGAAGCCATCCAGGTCTACGGAGGCTACGGCTACACCAAAGAATACCCGGTCGAGCGCCTATTCCGAGACGCCAAAGTAACTGAGATCTATGAAGGCACGAGTGAGATTCAGAGAATGGTCATCGGGAAGAATTTATTGGTTTAA